A region from the Medicago truncatula cultivar Jemalong A17 chromosome 6, MtrunA17r5.0-ANR, whole genome shotgun sequence genome encodes:
- the LOC25496601 gene encoding F-box/kelch-repeat protein At3g23880, with translation MAPGMEETLISPSPTLPFDLVAEILCRLPVKLLLQLRCLCKSFNSLISDPKFANKHLRLSTRRHRLMLMSTNDLGHLVLFNSLIPSDFSTSTVSYPDCLKIGKSGPYRVCSCNGILCFTMADGSAILWNPSIRTFKILPPLGMDKQLFLSLYSFGYNPSVNNYKIVAISGRFGKTKISVHTLGTDSWRTIQDFPYSRQLHRLGIFVSGTINWLVVDDGSSFFIVSLDLENESYKRLALPNLEDDCFTSLGVLRDCLCIITTGDVFLNVWIMKEYGNKESWTKLYSILHMQDRVIRLYTKALYIFEDEQLLIGFYELESYKLKLVVYNSKNGILKIPEIGNIRRCLQLDPEVYIESLISPCS, from the coding sequence ATGGCGCCAGGCATGGAGGAAACCCTAATATCGCCATCACCAACTCTTCCCTTCGATCTTGTAGCTGAGATTCTGTGTAGGCTTCCCGTGAAGTTACTCCTTCAACTTCGCTGTCTCTGCAAGTCCTTCAATTCATTAATCTCTGATCCCAAATTCGCAAACAAGCACCTTCGCTTGTCAACCAGGCGCCATCGCCTCATGTTAATGTCTACCAACGACTTAGGTCACTTAGTTCTCTTTAATTCCCTAATACCCTCTGATTTTTCAACCTCTACTGTCAGTTACCCTGACTGCCTCAAAATTGGAAAAAGTGGGCCTTATCGCGTGTGCTCTTGCAACGGCATCCTTTGTTTCACCATGGCTGACGGTTCTGCTATTTTGTGGAACCCTTCGATTAGAACATTCAAGATCTTGCCTCCTTTGGGTAtggataaacaactttttctctccTTATATAGCTTTGGGTATAATCCTTCCGTTAATAATTACAAGATTGTTGCTATTTCTGGTCGATTTGGCAAAACTAAAATTAGTGTTCATACCCTGGGTACAGATTCTTGGAGAACGATACAAGACTTCCCATATTCTCGCCAGTTACATCGGTTGGGAATATTTGTGAGTGGCACTATTAATTGGTTGGTGGTAGACGATGGTTCTTCGTTTTTCATTGTTTCTCTTGATTTGGAAAATGAGTCATATAAACGGCTTGCGCTGCCTAATTTGGAGGATGATTGTTTCACAAGTTTGGGGGTTTTGAGGGATTGTTTGTGCATCATTACAACCGGTGACGTGTTTTTAAATGTTTGGATTATGAAAGAATATGGAAATAAAGAATCTTGGACTAAATTGTACAGTATTCTACACATGCAAGACCGGGTAATACGTCTTTATACAAAggctttatatatttttgaggATGAACAACTGCTGATTGGCTTTTATGAGTTGGAAAGTTACAAATTGAAGTTGGTTGTTTACAATTCCAAAAATGGTATCTTGAAGATTCCTGAGATTGGAAACATCCGGCGTTGCTTGCAGCTGGACCCAGAAGTCTACATTGAAAGTCTGATATCACCTTGTTCTTAA